In Candidatus Binatia bacterium, a single window of DNA contains:
- a CDS encoding SDR family oxidoreductase — protein MELKGKVALVTGAATGIGAATVLALARAGAASVAINYRTAKKEAEKVAAQASKTGARTFCVHADVKNDDEVRRMFREVKKHFRRLDVLVNNAGVTHWVPVKDLASLTDEVWDDILDVNVKGAFRCVRAAAPLLVKSGGMIINVASISGVIAPATMSSLAYGTAKAALIHLTRGLAVALAPKVRVNAVAPAFTDTPWMKKHYAADYDRVRAKAGSGYPLKRIARPEDVASAIVGLVTGGDFVTGQTLIVDGGLSLS, from the coding sequence ATGGAGTTGAAGGGGAAGGTGGCCCTGGTGACCGGCGCGGCGACGGGAATCGGCGCGGCCACCGTGCTCGCGTTAGCGAGGGCCGGCGCCGCCAGCGTCGCGATCAATTACCGGACGGCGAAGAAGGAGGCCGAAAAAGTCGCGGCGCAGGCGAGTAAGACCGGCGCGCGCACTTTCTGTGTGCATGCGGACGTGAAGAACGATGACGAAGTGCGGCGCATGTTCCGGGAAGTTAAAAAGCATTTCCGCCGCCTCGACGTGCTCGTCAACAACGCGGGCGTGACACACTGGGTTCCGGTGAAAGATTTGGCGAGCTTAACCGACGAAGTCTGGGACGACATTCTCGACGTCAATGTGAAAGGCGCGTTCCGCTGCGTTCGCGCCGCCGCGCCGCTGCTGGTGAAATCGGGCGGCATGATCATCAATGTCGCCTCGATCTCCGGCGTTATCGCGCCCGCGACGATGTCGTCCCTCGCCTACGGCACGGCCAAAGCCGCGTTGATCCATCTCACGCGCGGTCTCGCCGTCGCACTGGCGCCCAAGGTGAGAGTCAACGCGGTGGCGCCCGCGTTCACCGACACACCCTGGATGAAGAAACATTACGCGGCCGACTACGATCGGGTGAGGGCGAAAGCAGGTTCGGGTTATCCTCTGAAGCGCATCGCCAGGCCGGAAGACGTAGCGTCGGCCATTGTCGGCCTCGTGACGGGCGGCGACTTCGTTACGGGACAGACATTGATCGTGGACGGGGGCTTGAGCCTAAGCTAG
- a CDS encoding hydantoinase B/oxoprolinase family protein, with protein MVGNSIDPVTLEVIWNRLLSVANEQQDALIRTAFSTIVRESQDLACGVFDTKGHMIAQSITGTPGHINAMASSMPHFLAAFPREKLAPGDVLITNDPWMTAGQINDITITTPIFKDGRLVAFFANTCHAADIGGRILSAEAREVYEEGLRLPIMKLFERGEANKILLQIIRANVRQPDEVVGDLYAQTACNDAGGRALLEMMKEFGLESIDPAAEEIIRRSEAAVREKIRALPKGEWQSETWSDGFEEPIVIRCRVAVEDDEILIDFAGSSPESAHGINVVLNYTHAYASFAVKAAIYPDVPHNEGSFRPVRVSAPPGSILNALEPAPVASRQAVGHFVPSAIFAALADALPGRLLVPGADPIWLSVWRGQNPPFTMTIFQVGGTGARPTKDGLSAVGFPSGVAGVPAEVIESLSPLVMRRRELRADSGGAGGWRGGLGQLTEFTSRGEGGWSVSSIVDRTRYAAPGLLGGKPGLAGELALDNGARPNPKSQIELARGQAVHLNLPGGGGYGDPLSRDPERVRQDVIAGYVTVEAAARDYGVVIRFTGRDDELVRLPEQWVIDVEETAKVRKKMKDEG; from the coding sequence ATGGTCGGTAACTCCATAGACCCGGTTACTCTCGAAGTCATCTGGAACCGGCTGCTCTCGGTCGCCAACGAGCAGCAGGACGCGCTGATCCGCACCGCCTTTAGTACAATTGTCCGCGAGAGCCAGGACCTCGCCTGCGGCGTGTTCGACACGAAAGGGCATATGATCGCCCAGTCGATCACCGGCACGCCCGGCCACATCAACGCCATGGCGAGCTCGATGCCCCATTTCCTCGCAGCGTTTCCGCGCGAGAAGCTCGCGCCCGGCGACGTACTTATCACCAACGACCCCTGGATGACCGCGGGACAGATCAACGATATCACGATCACGACGCCGATTTTTAAAGACGGACGGCTGGTCGCGTTCTTCGCCAACACCTGCCACGCCGCCGATATCGGCGGCCGGATTCTTTCCGCCGAAGCGCGCGAGGTCTACGAGGAAGGCCTACGGCTGCCGATCATGAAGCTCTTCGAGCGCGGCGAGGCGAACAAAATTCTGCTCCAGATTATCCGCGCGAACGTGCGCCAGCCGGACGAAGTCGTGGGCGACCTCTACGCGCAGACCGCGTGCAACGACGCCGGCGGCCGGGCGTTGCTCGAGATGATGAAAGAATTCGGGCTCGAAAGCATCGATCCCGCCGCCGAGGAGATCATCCGCCGATCCGAGGCCGCCGTGCGGGAAAAAATCCGCGCGCTGCCGAAAGGAGAGTGGCAAAGCGAGACCTGGAGCGACGGCTTCGAAGAGCCGATAGTGATTCGCTGCCGCGTGGCGGTCGAGGACGACGAGATTCTAATCGACTTTGCCGGTTCATCGCCCGAGAGCGCGCACGGCATCAACGTCGTGCTGAACTACACGCATGCCTACGCGAGCTTCGCCGTCAAGGCGGCGATTTATCCGGACGTACCGCACAACGAGGGAAGCTTCCGCCCCGTCCGCGTGAGCGCGCCGCCGGGGAGCATTCTGAACGCGCTCGAGCCCGCGCCGGTGGCGAGCCGCCAGGCCGTCGGCCATTTCGTGCCGAGCGCGATCTTCGCCGCGCTGGCAGACGCCTTGCCCGGGCGTCTCCTCGTGCCGGGCGCCGATCCGATCTGGCTCAGCGTGTGGCGCGGGCAGAATCCGCCGTTTACGATGACGATCTTCCAGGTCGGCGGCACCGGCGCGCGGCCGACGAAAGACGGCCTCAGCGCCGTCGGCTTTCCCAGCGGCGTGGCGGGCGTGCCGGCTGAGGTGATCGAAAGCCTTTCGCCGCTGGTGATGCGGCGGCGCGAGCTGCGCGCCGATTCCGGCGGCGCCGGCGGCTGGCGCGGCGGTTTGGGGCAACTCACGGAATTTACCAGCCGCGGCGAAGGAGGATGGAGCGTCAGTTCGATCGTCGATCGAACGAGATATGCCGCGCCGGGTCTGCTCGGCGGCAAGCCGGGCTTGGCCGGCGAGCTGGCGCTGGATAACGGCGCGCGTCCGAATCCCAAGTCACAGATCGAGCTTGCGCGCGGCCAGGCCGTTCATCTGAATCTTCCCGGCGGCGGCGGCTACGGCGACCCTCTCAGCCGCGATCCTGAGCGGGTGCGTCAGGATGTGATCGCGGGTTATGTGACGGTGGAAGCCGCGGCGCGGGACTACGGCGTGGTTATTCGCTTCACCGGACGCGATGACGAGCTGGTGCGTTTGCCGGAGCAGTGGGTGATCGACGTAGAAGAAACGGCGAAAGTCAGAAAAAAGATGAAGGATGAGGGCTGA
- a CDS encoding hydantoinase/oxoprolinase family protein, with the protein MYRVGVDIGGTFTDLLLIGADGRAVIGKTLTTPGDPSLAVEAALGPALGDGSTSLTTGGTLVHGTTLVTNAIIERKGAPTALLTTSGFRDALEIGREQRYELYDLNLDFPRPLVPRYLRFDVPERVAADGSVLEPLDEAFVRRLVGELRDKGIQAIAVCYLNSFRNPAHERRTAEIIKETAPEIRVSLSCEVVAEIREYQRTSTTVANVYVQERVADYLQELRRRLDRLSFQGNFFVMLSSGGIATTETAARFPVRLLESGPAAGALAAAHLGARAGFSDLLSFDMGGTTAKLCAVEDGKPLKAHEFEVDRVYRFRKGSGLPVKIPVIDMIEIGAGGGSVARVDALGLLKVGPESAGAEPGPACYGRGGEEPTVTDADLVLGYLDANYFLGGRMKLDLEAARRALSRLAEKLRLSVEQVAWGIHQIVGENMANAARAHLGERGKDPRRMPLYAFGGAGPVHGYRVAEILHLPALISPFGAGVGSTFGLLAAPLAFDFVRSSYSRLDNMEWTSANTLLAEMADEGRAILESSGLSPSDIHYERTADMRYVGQGHEVSVPLPDGRLSDWHMGNIQSAFEEVYRSLYGRKGPEVPLEVINWRVVAGGPNPAMDFRLPRETNGGKRALKGNRRAYFPEQGGYIETPVYDRYALGPGATFSGPAIVEERESTLIVGARGHGRVDEHLNVIVEFAHGR; encoded by the coding sequence ATGTATCGTGTGGGCGTGGACATCGGCGGCACCTTCACCGATCTTCTTTTGATCGGCGCGGACGGCCGCGCCGTCATCGGCAAGACGCTGACGACTCCGGGCGATCCCAGCTTGGCGGTAGAGGCGGCACTCGGGCCGGCGCTGGGCGATGGTTCGACTTCGCTCACCACAGGCGGCACGCTGGTCCACGGCACGACGCTCGTCACCAACGCGATCATCGAGCGCAAAGGCGCACCCACTGCCCTGCTTACAACGTCGGGTTTCCGCGACGCGCTCGAGATCGGCCGCGAGCAGCGCTACGAGCTTTACGATCTCAACCTCGATTTCCCCAGGCCGCTGGTGCCGCGCTATCTACGCTTCGACGTCCCCGAGCGCGTCGCCGCCGACGGCAGCGTGCTCGAGCCGCTGGACGAAGCTTTCGTCCGCCGTCTGGTCGGCGAACTGCGTGACAAAGGCATCCAAGCCATCGCCGTTTGCTATTTGAACAGTTTTCGCAATCCCGCCCACGAGCGCCGCACAGCGGAAATTATCAAAGAGACAGCGCCGGAGATCCGCGTCTCGCTGAGTTGCGAGGTCGTCGCGGAAATCCGCGAGTACCAGAGAACGAGCACCACGGTCGCCAACGTGTACGTGCAGGAGCGCGTCGCCGACTATCTTCAGGAGCTCCGCCGGCGACTCGACCGGCTCTCGTTTCAGGGTAATTTTTTCGTCATGCTCTCGAGCGGCGGCATCGCCACCACCGAGACCGCGGCGCGCTTTCCCGTGCGCCTGCTGGAGTCCGGCCCGGCGGCGGGCGCGCTCGCCGCGGCCCATCTCGGCGCGCGCGCGGGATTTTCCGATCTTCTTTCCTTCGACATGGGCGGGACCACGGCAAAACTGTGCGCGGTGGAAGACGGCAAGCCGCTCAAGGCGCACGAGTTCGAAGTGGATCGCGTATATCGCTTCAGAAAAGGCAGCGGTCTCCCGGTAAAAATTCCCGTGATCGACATGATCGAGATCGGCGCGGGCGGCGGCAGCGTCGCGCGCGTGGACGCGCTCGGCTTGCTGAAGGTCGGGCCGGAAAGCGCCGGCGCCGAGCCGGGTCCGGCCTGCTATGGCCGCGGCGGCGAAGAGCCGACGGTGACCGACGCCGATCTGGTGCTGGGTTATTTGGACGCAAATTATTTTCTTGGCGGCCGGATGAAACTCGATCTCGAGGCTGCGCGCCGTGCGCTGTCGCGTTTGGCGGAAAAATTAAGATTGAGCGTCGAGCAAGTCGCCTGGGGCATCCATCAGATCGTCGGCGAAAATATGGCCAACGCGGCGCGCGCCCATCTCGGCGAGCGCGGCAAGGACCCGCGGCGCATGCCGCTCTACGCCTTCGGCGGCGCCGGCCCGGTCCACGGTTATCGCGTCGCGGAGATTCTTCACCTACCCGCGCTGATCTCGCCGTTCGGCGCGGGCGTCGGCTCGACCTTTGGACTCCTCGCCGCGCCGCTGGCGTTCGATTTCGTGCGCAGCTCGTACAGTCGTCTCGACAACATGGAATGGACTTCGGCCAACACGCTGCTGGCGGAGATGGCCGATGAAGGCCGCGCGATCCTGGAAAGCTCGGGGCTATCGCCGTCGGACATTCACTATGAGCGCACGGCGGACATGCGTTACGTCGGCCAGGGACATGAAGTATCCGTGCCTCTGCCGGACGGCCGGTTGAGCGACTGGCACATGGGAAATATTCAAAGCGCGTTCGAGGAAGTCTATCGCAGCCTGTACGGACGCAAAGGACCGGAGGTTCCTCTCGAGGTAATCAACTGGCGCGTCGTCGCGGGGGGACCGAATCCGGCGATGGACTTTCGTTTGCCCCGCGAGACTAACGGCGGCAAACGCGCGCTCAAAGGAAACCGGCGCGCCTATTTCCCCGAACAGGGCGGCTACATCGAGACGCCGGTGTACGATCGCTATGCGCTCGGGCCCGGCGCAACTTTCAGCGGCCCCGCGATCGTCGAAGAACGCGAATCGACCTTGATCGTCGGCGCGCGCGGACACGGCCGCGTGGATGAGCATCTCAACGTCATCGTGGAATTTGCCCATGGTCGGTAA
- a CDS encoding LLM class flavin-dependent oxidoreductase — protein sequence MARVGFALGYGKFTNVREIAALMRQAEERGYEMAFFSETIEIMRDSVTALAAIGLATKKMILGSTQIVRLRSPLVMAQSLASLDELTGGRMTMAPGACTKSHQRVHALDPDVTATPAQVLKEYIESMRLLLTGEKVSYHGQYVNFDNVGLGWKPIRTFIPIYAPATSTTGLKLAGQVADGVVLNAVCSPEYTVNALKIIRQSAEAAGRNFSKFEVAQIINCSVEDDHKKALDQVRWEVATKLDPVQISFIAGPKMRVGEPYIRKEDIPLFEKAHAAGGMDGLIKAIPDSYVEGMTASGTPDEVKKRVQQYRDAGVKIPLLRPAANHQTQRVLDLFSQR from the coding sequence GTGGCACGAGTCGGTTTTGCGCTAGGCTACGGCAAATTTACCAACGTGAGAGAGATCGCCGCCTTGATGCGGCAAGCGGAAGAGCGCGGCTACGAGATGGCTTTTTTCTCGGAGACCATCGAGATCATGCGCGACTCGGTAACGGCGCTGGCCGCCATTGGTTTGGCGACGAAGAAGATGATTCTCGGCTCCACTCAGATCGTCCGCCTCCGCAGCCCGCTCGTCATGGCGCAGTCACTGGCGAGCCTGGACGAGCTGACCGGAGGGCGGATGACGATGGCGCCGGGCGCCTGCACGAAAAGTCACCAGCGAGTGCACGCCCTCGATCCGGACGTGACCGCCACGCCGGCACAAGTGCTGAAGGAATACATCGAGTCGATGCGCCTGCTTCTCACCGGCGAGAAAGTTTCCTACCACGGCCAGTACGTCAACTTCGACAACGTAGGATTAGGCTGGAAGCCGATTCGCACGTTCATTCCGATTTACGCTCCGGCGACGAGCACGACCGGCCTCAAGCTCGCCGGGCAAGTCGCCGACGGCGTCGTTCTGAACGCGGTCTGCTCGCCGGAATATACGGTGAACGCGCTCAAGATCATTCGCCAGTCGGCCGAAGCCGCGGGCAGAAATTTCTCCAAGTTCGAGGTCGCGCAGATCATCAACTGCTCGGTCGAGGACGACCATAAGAAAGCGCTCGATCAAGTCCGCTGGGAAGTGGCGACAAAGCTCGATCCGGTCCAGATCTCCTTCATCGCAGGGCCGAAGATGCGCGTCGGCGAGCCTTACATCAGGAAGGAAGACATTCCACTGTTCGAGAAGGCCCACGCCGCCGGAGGAATGGACGGACTCATCAAGGCGATTCCGGATTCCTACGTCGAGGGCATGACCGCGAGCGGGACGCCGGATGAGGTGAAGAAGCGCGTCCAGCAATACCGCGACGCCGGCGTCAAGATCCCGCTGCTCCGTCCCGCCGCCAATCACCAGACGCAGCGGGTGCTCGACCTTTTTTCGCAAAGATGA
- a CDS encoding ABC transporter substrate-binding protein, with translation MGKRISELIFVGLLSVLIAGAASAAQVPKAGGVLNATLTEAPPSFSLHEEVTISTVWPMMPCYNNLILFDPLKKQESMETIIPELAEKWTLQDGGRSLVFFLRKDVKWHDGRPFSSKDVKHTFDTIREVEGVTAKLRVNPRKLWYENVESIDASTPDAVVFRLKRPQQSLILMLASGYAPIYPAHVPVTELRSKCLGTGPFKLKEYRQGELIEMVKNPDYFVKGRPYLDGIRYTIIKDRSTRYAALQAGRQDIPFIWEVAKTNAETTKRAVPKLVLVESSTNVNDHILVNLTRPLFKEPKIRNAVSLAVDRKGYIQAGRQGAAIIGGVMLPKPYGVWGLPEAEQKKIPGFGDAAKNKAEAKKLLAEMGYGPSKPLKFTVSTRAIPIYVDISGFIIDQFKQVGIEATLEQVETGVWHAKMTRREFDVAVNATGIGPDDPDANLYENFKCVSARNYSAYCSEEMDRLIEQQSQTLEQKKRLQLVNEIDKRLQLDGARMMLGWSKEYVVMWPHVKNVVPHQSIYNYGRMQEVWLDK, from the coding sequence ATGGGCAAGCGAATCTCCGAGCTAATTTTTGTCGGACTCCTTTCCGTTCTGATTGCGGGAGCGGCTTCTGCCGCTCAGGTGCCAAAGGCGGGCGGCGTTCTCAATGCCACGCTCACCGAGGCGCCGCCCAGCTTCTCACTCCACGAAGAGGTCACGATCTCGACGGTCTGGCCGATGATGCCCTGCTACAACAACCTGATTCTCTTTGATCCATTAAAGAAGCAGGAGAGCATGGAGACGATCATCCCGGAGCTGGCGGAGAAATGGACGTTACAGGACGGCGGAAGGAGCCTGGTCTTTTTTCTCAGGAAGGACGTGAAGTGGCACGACGGCCGGCCCTTTAGTTCGAAAGACGTGAAACATACCTTTGATACCATTCGGGAAGTCGAAGGAGTGACGGCCAAGCTCCGTGTGAACCCGCGCAAGCTCTGGTACGAGAACGTGGAGTCGATCGACGCGAGCACGCCCGACGCGGTGGTCTTCCGGCTCAAGCGTCCGCAGCAGTCGCTCATCCTCATGCTGGCCTCCGGTTACGCGCCGATCTATCCCGCTCACGTTCCGGTCACCGAGCTGCGCTCCAAGTGCCTAGGCACCGGCCCGTTCAAGCTCAAGGAGTACCGGCAGGGCGAGCTGATCGAGATGGTGAAAAATCCCGATTACTTCGTCAAGGGCCGGCCCTATCTCGACGGCATCCGCTACACCATCATCAAAGATCGCTCCACCCGCTACGCGGCCCTGCAGGCGGGCCGGCAGGACATCCCGTTTATCTGGGAAGTCGCGAAAACAAACGCCGAGACGACGAAACGCGCCGTGCCGAAGCTCGTTCTCGTCGAATCGAGCACCAACGTCAACGACCACATTCTGGTGAACCTCACGCGGCCGCTGTTCAAGGAGCCGAAGATCCGGAACGCCGTCAGTCTCGCCGTCGATCGCAAGGGCTACATCCAGGCCGGCAGGCAGGGCGCGGCGATTATCGGCGGCGTGATGCTGCCGAAGCCGTATGGCGTGTGGGGATTGCCGGAGGCCGAGCAGAAAAAGATCCCGGGCTTTGGCGATGCGGCCAAAAACAAAGCCGAAGCGAAAAAACTCCTGGCCGAAATGGGCTACGGGCCGTCCAAGCCGCTCAAGTTCACCGTCTCGACCCGCGCGATCCCGATTTACGTCGACATCTCCGGCTTCATCATCGACCAGTTCAAGCAAGTGGGGATCGAGGCCACGCTGGAGCAGGTGGAGACCGGCGTGTGGCACGCGAAGATGACGCGGCGGGAATTCGACGTCGCCGTCAACGCGACCGGCATCGGCCCGGACGATCCGGACGCCAATCTGTACGAGAATTTCAAATGCGTCTCGGCCCGCAATTACTCGGCCTACTGCAGCGAAGAGATGGACCGGCTGATCGAGCAGCAGTCGCAGACTCTCGAGCAGAAGAAGCGTCTGCAGCTCGTCAATGAGATCGACAAACGCCTCCAGCTCGACGGCGCGCGCATGATGCTCGGCTGGAGCAAAGAGTACGTGGTCATGTGGCCGCACGTGAAGAACGTCGTGCCGCACCAGTCGATTTACAACTACGGACGGATGCAGGAAGTTTGGCTCGATAAGTGA
- a CDS encoding ABC transporter permease, whose translation MFFYLLQRLLTAVLTLFGMSVLIFVMLRVVPGDIVDIIFSAAGFVNPADKAALAREMGLDRPIAVQYGRWLRDIAKGDLGKSYRYDVPAWQIVKPRIPVTVELAVLAILIAVVLGVFTGVVSAARQDSALDYVLRIFSLAGLSMPSFWLGMLIILFLVSWAGWIPAMTYVSPFQDLRAHLLQFIFPALAVGYRGSALIMRITRSAMLEVLREDYIRTARAKGLRERSVVFGHALSNAMLPIITVTGFEFAFMIGGLVVTETVFNLPGVARYLVDAILWRDYPVAQNLVMLIAIVVVAVNLSVDLLYGYLDPRIRYGTR comes from the coding sequence GTGTTCTTTTACCTTCTCCAGCGTCTGCTCACCGCCGTTCTGACCCTGTTCGGAATGTCGGTCTTGATCTTCGTCATGCTGCGCGTCGTTCCCGGAGATATCGTCGATATCATCTTTTCCGCGGCAGGCTTCGTGAACCCGGCGGACAAGGCCGCGCTGGCGCGCGAGATGGGCTTGGACCGGCCGATCGCGGTGCAATACGGCCGCTGGCTCAGGGACATCGCGAAAGGGGACTTGGGGAAGTCTTACCGCTATGACGTGCCCGCCTGGCAGATCGTCAAGCCGCGCATTCCCGTCACGGTCGAGTTAGCCGTCCTTGCAATTTTGATCGCGGTCGTCCTGGGAGTTTTCACCGGCGTGGTGAGCGCCGCGCGCCAGGACAGCGCCCTAGACTATGTCCTGCGCATCTTCAGTCTCGCCGGCCTCTCCATGCCCTCGTTCTGGCTCGGCATGCTGATCATTCTCTTTCTGGTCTCCTGGGCGGGATGGATTCCGGCAATGACTTACGTCTCGCCGTTTCAGGATCTGCGCGCGCATCTCCTTCAGTTTATCTTTCCCGCTCTGGCGGTCGGCTACCGCGGCTCCGCCCTGATCATGCGCATCACCCGCTCCGCGATGCTGGAAGTCCTGCGCGAGGATTACATTCGAACAGCGCGGGCCAAGGGGCTGCGTGAGCGGTCCGTGGTGTTCGGCCACGCGCTGAGCAACGCCATGCTTCCCATCATCACCGTGACCGGCTTCGAGTTCGCCTTCATGATCGGCGGGCTGGTCGTCACCGAGACCGTGTTCAATCTTCCCGGCGTGGCGCGCTACCTCGTCGACGCGATTCTCTGGCGCGATTATCCGGTGGCGCAAAATCTCGTCATGCTCATCGCCATCGTCGTGGTCGCGGTGAATCTCTCGGTCGATCTCCTGTACGGTTATCTCGATCCGCGCATCCGCTATGGAACCCGGTGA